A single window of Granulicella mallensis MP5ACTX8 DNA harbors:
- a CDS encoding homoserine dehydrogenase has translation MTAKQENGNGTTEKVLRVGLLGFGTVGSSFAEVLSASGAQDVRITHIFNRDVARKRSHARARFVPAEAVWTERVEDVLEAADVDVVVELMGGLDPIEGWLRSALNAGKHVVTANKQLIAYRGAALFELVASKGVQLLYGAAVAGGVPVIPGMSQGLSGDQITRISGIVNGTCNFILSSMEAGADYSEVLKTAQRLGYAEADPSADVDGFDARAKLCILARIALRAEINPEDVPAQSISQISAVDFAYAKELGCTVRQVSRAQIDGDRISARVGPMLVPKNSPIAWSHGTQNMVVTSGRFGGDVVFSGHGAGGHPTAVAVMSDVRAVAEDSHAVRLPAKKVEVSGGVIAPHYLRFVVADRPGIVAAIAGALAKFGVNIDSILQHRGFGGDRLPFVVTTEPSNSATLDKAIAEIGTMDFMLEAPLCLQILVVDDPDTD, from the coding sequence ATGACGGCAAAGCAGGAAAACGGTAACGGAACAACGGAGAAGGTTTTGCGCGTAGGTTTGCTTGGTTTTGGAACGGTCGGAAGCTCCTTCGCCGAGGTGCTCTCTGCCTCGGGAGCGCAGGATGTGCGCATTACGCACATCTTCAATCGTGACGTCGCGCGCAAGCGTTCCCATGCGCGCGCAAGGTTTGTGCCTGCCGAGGCCGTGTGGACGGAGCGCGTCGAAGACGTGCTCGAAGCAGCGGATGTGGATGTGGTTGTCGAACTGATGGGCGGCCTCGATCCCATCGAAGGCTGGCTGCGTTCGGCATTGAATGCAGGCAAGCATGTTGTAACGGCCAACAAGCAGCTTATCGCGTATCGCGGGGCGGCGCTTTTCGAGCTGGTGGCCAGCAAGGGCGTGCAACTGCTCTACGGCGCGGCGGTGGCGGGAGGTGTGCCGGTCATTCCGGGGATGTCGCAGGGACTGAGCGGCGACCAGATTACACGCATCAGCGGCATCGTCAACGGAACGTGCAACTTCATCCTAAGCTCGATGGAGGCTGGTGCGGACTACTCCGAGGTGCTGAAGACGGCGCAGAGGCTGGGCTATGCCGAAGCGGATCCCTCGGCCGATGTCGATGGCTTCGATGCTCGCGCCAAGCTGTGCATCCTCGCGCGGATCGCGTTGCGTGCCGAGATCAATCCCGAAGATGTCCCCGCGCAGTCCATCTCACAGATTTCGGCTGTCGATTTCGCCTATGCGAAGGAGCTCGGTTGTACGGTGCGCCAGGTGTCGCGCGCCCAGATCGACGGTGACAGAATTAGCGCCCGTGTCGGCCCGATGCTCGTACCGAAGAACTCGCCTATCGCGTGGTCGCACGGCACACAGAACATGGTTGTCACGAGTGGTCGCTTCGGCGGCGATGTGGTCTTCAGCGGCCACGGAGCTGGCGGCCATCCGACAGCGGTCGCGGTGATGAGCGATGTGCGCGCGGTGGCCGAAGATAGCCATGCCGTACGTCTGCCCGCAAAGAAGGTCGAGGTTTCGGGAGGTGTCATCGCGCCGCACTACCTGCGCTTCGTCGTGGCGGACAGGCCGGGCATCGTTGCGGCGATAGCAGGCGCGCTGGCGAAGTTCGGAGTCAATATCGATTCCATCCTGCAGCATCGCGGCTTCGGCGGCGATAGGCTGCCGTTTGTGGTGACTACAGAGCCCAGCAACAGCGCGACGCTCGATAAGGCCATTGCAGAGATTGGCACGATGGACTTCATGCTGGAAGCGCCACTGTGTTTGCAGATCCTTGTGGTGGATGATCCGGATACGGACTAA
- the moeB gene encoding molybdopterin-synthase adenylyltransferase MoeB: MNATLEAPETATELPKLSNEEIARYSRHLILPEVGMEGQQKLKAAKVLCVGTGGLGAPMALYLAAAGVGTIGLVDFDVVDESNLQRQIIHSQATVGMLKVDSAEVMLKGLNKNTNIVKHNTMLTSANALEIFKEYDVIADGTDNFQTRYLVNDACVLTGKPNAYGSIFRFEGQASVFATEEGPCYRCLYPEPPPPGLVPSCAEGGVLGILPGLVGVIQATEVIKLILGIGEPLIGRLLLVDALGMGFRTLKLRKNPDCPACGTHEIKELIDYDQFCGIPKPTETGPLEVSSFSAVANLPEVEGIPQISVEQYKARLDAGDKPFLLDVREPHEYAIVDIGAPLIPVGQLASRIGELTIPKDSEIVVHCKSGARSQRASLILKENGFTNVSNLAGGITAWAEKIDKSLPKY, translated from the coding sequence ATGAACGCTACTCTCGAAGCCCCCGAAACCGCTACCGAACTCCCGAAGCTCTCTAACGAAGAGATCGCCCGCTACTCGCGCCACCTGATCCTGCCCGAGGTGGGCATGGAGGGCCAGCAGAAGCTGAAGGCCGCGAAGGTCCTGTGCGTCGGCACCGGAGGCCTGGGTGCGCCGATGGCGCTGTATCTCGCCGCCGCAGGCGTGGGCACCATCGGGCTCGTCGACTTCGACGTCGTGGACGAGTCGAACCTGCAGCGCCAGATCATTCACTCGCAAGCCACCGTCGGCATGCTCAAGGTCGACTCCGCCGAGGTGATGCTCAAGGGCCTGAACAAGAACACGAACATCGTGAAGCACAACACGATGCTGACCAGCGCCAACGCGCTCGAGATCTTCAAGGAATACGACGTTATCGCTGACGGCACCGACAACTTCCAGACGCGCTACCTGGTCAACGACGCCTGCGTGCTCACCGGCAAGCCTAATGCCTACGGCAGCATCTTCCGCTTCGAAGGTCAGGCCTCCGTGTTCGCCACCGAGGAAGGCCCCTGCTATCGCTGCCTCTACCCCGAACCGCCGCCGCCGGGCCTGGTGCCCTCCTGCGCGGAGGGTGGCGTGCTCGGCATTCTGCCGGGTCTCGTTGGCGTGATCCAGGCTACAGAAGTGATCAAGTTGATCCTTGGCATCGGTGAGCCTCTGATCGGCCGTCTGCTCCTGGTCGATGCCCTGGGTATGGGCTTCCGCACGCTGAAGCTGCGCAAGAATCCCGACTGCCCGGCCTGCGGCACGCACGAGATCAAAGAGCTGATCGACTACGACCAGTTCTGCGGTATCCCGAAGCCCACGGAGACCGGCCCGCTCGAGGTTTCCAGCTTCAGCGCCGTTGCGAACCTGCCCGAGGTAGAGGGCATTCCACAGATCTCCGTCGAGCAGTACAAGGCTCGTCTGGATGCCGGCGACAAGCCGTTCCTTCTCGACGTACGTGAGCCGCATGAGTACGCCATCGTGGATATTGGAGCTCCGTTGATCCCGGTTGGCCAGCTTGCCTCGCGTATCGGGGAGCTGACGATTCCGAAGGACAGCGAGATTGTTGTTCATTGCAAGTCCGGCGCGCGTTCGCAGCGGGCTTCGCTCATCCTGAAAGAGAACGGATTTACGAATGTCTCCAACCTCGCGGGGGGTATTACGGCGTGGGCGGAGAAGATCGATAAGTCGTTGCCGAAGTACTAA
- a CDS encoding MoaD/ThiS family protein, with protein sequence MTINIPTPLRAYTDKKESVSVEGTTVTEGLAALVAAHPAMQQHLFTPEGKLRSFVNVYLNDDDVRYLPAKEETAVSASDELTIIPSIAGGCCR encoded by the coding sequence ATGACGATCAATATCCCCACACCGCTGCGTGCTTACACCGACAAGAAGGAATCTGTGTCGGTAGAAGGCACGACCGTCACCGAAGGGCTTGCCGCGCTGGTTGCGGCGCATCCGGCCATGCAGCAGCACCTCTTTACCCCCGAGGGTAAGCTGCGCTCCTTCGTCAACGTCTACCTGAACGACGATGATGTCCGCTACCTTCCTGCCAAGGAAGAGACTGCCGTCTCGGCGAGCGACGAACTGACGATTATTCCTTCCATTGCCGGCGGTTGTTGTCGCTAA